In Oryza sativa Japonica Group chromosome 11, ASM3414082v1, the following are encoded in one genomic region:
- the LOC4349726 gene encoding uncharacterized protein has product MGWKAAEKLIRHWKILRGDNVMIIRGKDKGESGLIKRVIRSQNRVIVEGKNLVKKHIKQGEGHTGGIFSIEAPLHVSNVQVLDPVTGKPCKIGYKYLEDGTKVRFARGMNASGAVIPRPEILKERRKPRPTSPGPKDTPIEHVLEKTYDAKAGIGMPDL; this is encoded by the exons ATGGGGTGGAAGGCTGCCGAGAAGCTCATCAGGCACTGGAAGATCCTCCGCGGTGACAAC GTGATGATTATAAGAGGCAAGGACAAGGGGGAGAGCGGGCTCATCAAGCGGGTCATCCGGTCGCAGAACCGTGTCATCGTCGAGGGAAAGAATTTG GTTAAGAAACATATCAAGCAAGGAGAAGGACATACAGGTGGGATTTTCTCAATTGAAGCTCCACTTCATGTTTCAAATGTTCAAGTACTTGATCCAGTCACTGG GAAACCATGTAAGATTGGATACAAGTATTTGGAAGATGGGACTAAAGTCAGGTTTGCTAGAGGAATGAATGCATCTGGTGCTGTGATACCCAGGCCAGAAATTTTGAAGGAGCGAAGAAAGCCAAGACCTACATCAC CTGGCCCAAAGGATACACCAATTGAGCATGTGCTGGAGAAAACCTATGATGCCAAGGCTGGAATTGGGATGCCTGATCTATAG
- the LOC4349728 gene encoding heterogeneous nuclear ribonucleoprotein Q isoform X1 produces the protein MRLCKLPHSIAVFFQLEPRVGGWRGDSAVPHFRHRDDHPASAPQVEPDKSEECLEFDDEEEEVEEEEIEYEEIEEEIEEEEEVEEDEDVVEEVEEVDEEEDEEEDEESDETEGVSKTKGVHQKDVTEKGKHAELLALPPHGSEVYVGGISSDVSSEDLKRLCEPVGEVVEVRMMRGKDDSRGYAFVNFRTKGLALKVVKELNNAKLKGKRIRVSSSQAKNKLFIGNVPHSWTDDDFRKAVEEVGPGVLKADLMKVSSANRNRGYGFVEYYNHACAEYARQEMSSPTFKLDSNAPTVSWADPKNNDSVSTSQVKSVYVKNLPKNVTQAQLKRLFEHHGEIEKVVLPPSRGGHDNRYGFVHFKDRSMAMRALQNTERYELDGQVLDCSLAKPPAADKKDDRVPLPSSNGAPLLPSYPPLGYGIMSVPGAYGAAPASTAQPMLYAPRAPPGAAMVPMMLPDGRLVYVVQQPGGQLPLASPPPQQAGHRSGSGGRHGGSGSRYGGGGGSSGSSRPGAKRQRGDDNSSSRHKGRRRPY, from the exons ATGAGACTGTGCAAACTCCCTCATTCGATCGCCGTCTTCTTCCAGCTCGAGCCTAGGGTTGGCGGGTGGCGAGGCGACTCGGCTGTTCCCCATTTCCGCCATCGGGACGACCACCCTGCCTCAGCTCCCCAAG TTGAACCAGACAAATCAGAAGAATGTTTGGAGTTTGAtgatgaagaggaggaggtagaAGAGGAGGAAATTGAATATGAAGAAATCGAGGAGGAgatagaagaggaggaggaggtagagGAGGATGAAGATGTCGTGGAGGAAGTTGAGGAGGtagatgaggaggaagatgaggaggaagatgaggaaTCTGATGAAACTGAAGGTGTAAGTAAAACTAAAGGTGTTCACCAGAAGGATGTTACTGAAAAGGGAAAGCATGCTGAGCTTCTTGCTCTTCCTCCCCATGGTTCTGAAGTATATGTTGGAGGCATCTCCAGTGATGTATCTTCTGAAGATCTGAAGAGACTATGTGAACCAGTTGGAGAAGTTGTGGAA GTAAGAATGATGAGAGGAAAGGACGATAGCAGGGGATATGCTTTTGTTAATTTTAGAACTAAAGGTTTGGCATTAAAGGTTGTCAAAGAATTGAACAATGCAAAACTGAAG GGAAAGCGGATAAGGGTTTCTTCCTCGCAGGCTAAGAACAAGCTTTTTATTGGAAATGTACCCCATAGTTGGACAGATGATGATTTCAGAAAGGCTGTGGAGGAAGTTGGTCCAGGAGTATTAAAAGCTGATCTCATGAAG GTCTCAAGTGCAAATCGCAATCGGGGTTATGGTTTTGTTGAATACTACAACCATGCATGTGCAGAGTATGCAAGGCAGGAGATGTCTTCCCCAACATTCAAACTAGATTCAAATGCTCCTACAGTCAGCTGGGCAGATCCTAAGAATAACGACTCGGTCTCTACTTCTCAG GTTAAATCTGTATATGTGAAAAATCTGCCCAAGAATGTTACTCAAGCACAGCTGAAAAGACTGTTTGAGCACCATGGAGAAATTGAAAAGGTTGTTCTTCCTCCTTCAAGAGGAGGTCATGATAATAGGTATGGTTTTGTTCACTTTAAGGACAGGTCCATGGCCATGAGGGCTCTGCAGAACACAGAGAGATATGAGCTTGATG GTCAGGTCCTGGATTGCTCACTTGCGAAACCTCCTGCTGCTGATAAGAAGGATGATAGAGTACCACTACCTAGTTCAAATGGAGCTCCATTGCTCCCGAGTTATCCTCCACTTGGATATGGTATCATGTCAGTACCAGGTGCCTATGGTGCTGCTCCTGCTAGTACTGCACAG CCTATGCTGTATGCTCCAAGAGCTCCTCCAGGGGCAGCAATGGTTCCAATGATGTTACCGGATGGTCGTCTCGTATATGTTGT ACAACAGCCTGGTGGACAGTTGCCGctggcttcgccgccgccgcagcaagcTGGACATCGTAGCGGCAGTGGAGGACGTCATGGCGGCAGTGGCAGCCGctatggcggtggtggtggcagctcCGGCAGTAGCAGGCCCGGTGCAAAACGGCAGAGAGGAGATGACAACAGCAGTAGCCGCCACAAAGGCCGGCGCCGCCCGTACTGA
- the LOC107278706 gene encoding basic leucine zipper 19, whose amino-acid sequence MDDGEIELSSQMMFPNPETPTSLDDFLPSIRTTRTHTHTCNPPGPSATAHTHTCYHTHTHVFSSDDDSCGGDKAKPKKGRKPLGNREAVRKYRQKKKAHTAHLEEEVKRLRAINQQLVKRLQGQAALEAEVVWLRSLLVDVRSRINGALGSYPFQAQCGVNNVLGCDGMAQCFAGKPELGERRICTPSVMNCHISPDS is encoded by the coding sequence ATGGATGACGGGGAGATAGAACTTTCCAGCCAAATGATGTTTCCAAATCCAGAGACTCCAACCAGCCTTGATGATTTCCTGCCAAGCATCAGGACAACACGCACACACACTCATACTTGCAACCCGCCTGGTCCATCGGCAACAGCGCACACGCATACATGCTACCACACCCACACCCATGTCTTCAGCTCAGATGATGATAGTTGTGGAGGTGACAAAGCCAAGCCAAAGAAGGGCCGCAAGCCATTGGGCAACCGTGAGGCTGTCCGCAAATACCGGCAGAAGAAGAAGGCTCATACAGCACACTTGGAAGAGGAAGTGAAGAGGCTTCGTGCCATTAACCAGCAGCTGGTGAAGAGGCTGCAAGGGCAGGCTGCACTTGAGGCGGAGGTGGTATGGTTGAGGTCGTTACTGGTGGATGTGCGATCAAGGATCAATGGTGCATTGGGTAGTTACCCGTTCCAAGCACAATGTGGAGTTAATAATGTTTTGGGTTGTGATGGAATGGCTCAGTGCTTTGCTGGAAAGCCGGAGTTGGGTGAGAGACGGATTTGTACACCTTCTGTAATGAATTGCCATATCAGCCCGGATTCCTAG
- the LOC4349728 gene encoding heterogeneous nuclear ribonucleoprotein Q isoform X2 — protein MPRTDNAASANSVEPDKSEECLEFDDEEEEVEEEEIEYEEIEEEIEEEEEVEEDEDVVEEVEEVDEEEDEEEDEESDETEGVSKTKGVHQKDVTEKGKHAELLALPPHGSEVYVGGISSDVSSEDLKRLCEPVGEVVEVRMMRGKDDSRGYAFVNFRTKGLALKVVKELNNAKLKGKRIRVSSSQAKNKLFIGNVPHSWTDDDFRKAVEEVGPGVLKADLMKVSSANRNRGYGFVEYYNHACAEYARQEMSSPTFKLDSNAPTVSWADPKNNDSVSTSQVKSVYVKNLPKNVTQAQLKRLFEHHGEIEKVVLPPSRGGHDNRYGFVHFKDRSMAMRALQNTERYELDGQVLDCSLAKPPAADKKDDRVPLPSSNGAPLLPSYPPLGYGIMSVPGAYGAAPASTAQPMLYAPRAPPGAAMVPMMLPDGRLVYVVQQPGGQLPLASPPPQQAGHRSGSGGRHGGSGSRYGGGGGSSGSSRPGAKRQRGDDNSSSRHKGRRRPY, from the exons ATGCCAAGGACAGATAATGCTGCTTCTGCCAATTCAGTTGAACCAGACAAATCAGAAGAATGTTTGGAGTTTGAtgatgaagaggaggaggtagaAGAGGAGGAAATTGAATATGAAGAAATCGAGGAGGAgatagaagaggaggaggaggtagagGAGGATGAAGATGTCGTGGAGGAAGTTGAGGAGGtagatgaggaggaagatgaggaggaagatgaggaaTCTGATGAAACTGAAGGTGTAAGTAAAACTAAAGGTGTTCACCAGAAGGATGTTACTGAAAAGGGAAAGCATGCTGAGCTTCTTGCTCTTCCTCCCCATGGTTCTGAAGTATATGTTGGAGGCATCTCCAGTGATGTATCTTCTGAAGATCTGAAGAGACTATGTGAACCAGTTGGAGAAGTTGTGGAA GTAAGAATGATGAGAGGAAAGGACGATAGCAGGGGATATGCTTTTGTTAATTTTAGAACTAAAGGTTTGGCATTAAAGGTTGTCAAAGAATTGAACAATGCAAAACTGAAG GGAAAGCGGATAAGGGTTTCTTCCTCGCAGGCTAAGAACAAGCTTTTTATTGGAAATGTACCCCATAGTTGGACAGATGATGATTTCAGAAAGGCTGTGGAGGAAGTTGGTCCAGGAGTATTAAAAGCTGATCTCATGAAG GTCTCAAGTGCAAATCGCAATCGGGGTTATGGTTTTGTTGAATACTACAACCATGCATGTGCAGAGTATGCAAGGCAGGAGATGTCTTCCCCAACATTCAAACTAGATTCAAATGCTCCTACAGTCAGCTGGGCAGATCCTAAGAATAACGACTCGGTCTCTACTTCTCAG GTTAAATCTGTATATGTGAAAAATCTGCCCAAGAATGTTACTCAAGCACAGCTGAAAAGACTGTTTGAGCACCATGGAGAAATTGAAAAGGTTGTTCTTCCTCCTTCAAGAGGAGGTCATGATAATAGGTATGGTTTTGTTCACTTTAAGGACAGGTCCATGGCCATGAGGGCTCTGCAGAACACAGAGAGATATGAGCTTGATG GTCAGGTCCTGGATTGCTCACTTGCGAAACCTCCTGCTGCTGATAAGAAGGATGATAGAGTACCACTACCTAGTTCAAATGGAGCTCCATTGCTCCCGAGTTATCCTCCACTTGGATATGGTATCATGTCAGTACCAGGTGCCTATGGTGCTGCTCCTGCTAGTACTGCACAG CCTATGCTGTATGCTCCAAGAGCTCCTCCAGGGGCAGCAATGGTTCCAATGATGTTACCGGATGGTCGTCTCGTATATGTTGT ACAACAGCCTGGTGGACAGTTGCCGctggcttcgccgccgccgcagcaagcTGGACATCGTAGCGGCAGTGGAGGACGTCATGGCGGCAGTGGCAGCCGctatggcggtggtggtggcagctcCGGCAGTAGCAGGCCCGGTGCAAAACGGCAGAGAGGAGATGACAACAGCAGTAGCCGCCACAAAGGCCGGCGCCGCCCGTACTGA
- the LOC4349729 gene encoding LOW QUALITY PROTEIN: scarecrow-like protein 30 (The sequence of the model RefSeq protein was modified relative to this genomic sequence to represent the inferred CDS: deleted 1 base in 1 codon), producing MGPAAPPSEAAAAADDVVLPYISRILMEEDIDDDMFFCLYPDHPALLEAQQPFAQILSSSSSIAGEVNSAPMEDSAALMMQGSGNGRGRKGSKHGGDELEAEVGRASKLMATPEEEEDDDDGVGEMLEKMMLNGDEDEAFHGETNAPRVPAEKKCGKAARRRRRQAKGEVVDLRELLMSCAQAVASGNRRSAGELLEQIKRHSSPTGDATERLAHYFADGLEARLAGAASLERRLVASAEERASAMELLEAYQVFMAACCFKWVAFTFANMAILRAAEGRNRLHIVDYGGQYHGLQWPSLLQRLAEREGGPPEVRMTLVGHPQPGFRPARRLERTGRRLSNCARAFGLPFKFRAVAAARWETVTAEDVVGVDPDDEAAVVVNDVLSLGTLMDESGVFDDPSPRDTVLGSIRDMRPAVFVQAVVNGAHGAPFFPTRFREALFFFSALFDMLGATTPEEGSHLRVVLERDVLRRAAVGVIAGEGAERVERPETYRRWQARNRRAGLRQAAVEGDVVEAVRRRVRRRHHEEFVIEEDAGWLLQGWKGRILYAHSAWVVAEDGAH from the exons ATGgggccagccgcgccgccgtccgaagccgccgcggcggccgacgaTGTGGTGCTCCCGTACATCTCGCGTATTCTCATGGAGGAGGACATCGACGACGACATGTTCTTCTGCCTGTACCCCGACCACCCCGCTCTCCTCGAGGCGCAGCAGCCGTTCGCCcagatcctctcctcctcctccagcatcgCCGGTGAGGTGAACAGTGCACCCATGGAGGATTCTGCTGCCTTGATGATGCAGGGGAGCGGCAATGGTAGGGGACGGAAGGGTAGTAAGCATGGCGGGGACGAGCTGGAGGCCGAGGTGGGCAGGGCGAGCAAACTGATGGccacgccggaggaggaggaggacgacgacgatggcgtcggcgagatgttggagaagatgatgctcaacggggacgaggacgaggcATTCCACGGGGAGACGAACGCGCCGCGCGTCCCCGCGGAGAAGAAGTGCGggaaggcggcgcggcggaggaggaggcaggcCAAAGGGGAGGTGGTGGACCTGCGCGAGCTGCTCATGTCGTGCGCGCAGGCGGTGGCATCGGGCAACCGCCGGAGCGCCGGCGAACTCCTGGAGCAGATCAAGCGGCACTCGTCGCCGACAGGGGACGCCACCGAGCGGCTGGCGCATTACTTCGCCGATGGCCTGGAGGCGCGTCTGGCCGGCGCGGCGAGCCTGGAGCGCCGGCTGGTCGCGTCCGCGGAGGAGCGCGCGTCGGCCATGGAGTTGCTGGAGGCGTACCAGGTGTTCATGGCGGCGTGCTGCTTCAAGTGGGTGGCGTTCACGTTCGCCAACATGGCCATCCTCCGCGCGGCGGAAGGGAGGAACAGGCTGCACATCGTGGACTACGGTGGTCAGTACCACGGCCTCCAGTGGCCATCCTTGCTGCAGCGGCTGGCGGAGAGGGAAGGCGGGCCGCCGGAGGTGAGGATGACGCTCGTAGGCCATCCCCAGCCAGGGTTCCGGCCAGCCCGACGGCTCGAGAGGACGGGGCGCCGGCTCAGCAActgcgcgcgcgcgttcggGCTC CCGTTCAAGTtccgcgccgtggcggcggcgaggtgggagacggtcaccgccgaggacgtcgtcggcgtcgaccccgacgacgaggcggcggtcgtCGTGAACGACGTGCTCAGCCTGGGCACCCTGATGGACGAGAGCGGCGTGTTCGACGACCCGAGCCCGCGGGACACGGTCCTGGGCAGCATCCGCGACATGCGCCCGGCGGTGTTCGTCCAGGCCGTGGTGAACGGCGCCCACGGCGCGCCCTTCTTCCCGACGAGGTTCCGGGAGgcgctcttcttcttctcggcgCTGTTCGACATGCTGGGCGCGACGACGCCGGAGGAGGGGAGCCACCTGCGGGTGGTGCTGGAGAGGGACGTGctgaggcgggcggcggtgggggtgATCGCGGGGGAAGGGGCGGAGCGGGTGGAGCGGCCGGAGACGTACAGGCGGTGGCAGGCGAGGAATCGGCGGGCGGGGCTGAggcaggcggcggtggagggcgaCGTGGTGGAGGCGGTGAGGAGAAGGGTGAGGAGGAGGCATCACGAGGAGTTCGTGATCGAGGAGGATGCAGGGTGGTTGCTGCAGGGGTGGAAGGGGCGCATCCTGTACGCTCACTCGGCGTGGGTCGTGGCAGAGGATGGTGCGCACTAG
- the LOC4349727 gene encoding probable sugar phosphate/phosphate translocator At4g32390: MGAAGDNAAKAPAAAAGSNGKGTAASMDVVSSSSSSSPAPAPSVLKSVLLSYAYVSVWITLSFSVIVYNKYILDPKMYNWPFPISLTMIHMAFCASLAVVLVRVLRVVAVPASPPMTPSLYAASVVPIGALYALSLWFSNSAYIYLSVSFIQMLKALMPVAVYSLAVAFRTDSFRRASMLNMLGISAGVAVAAYGEARFDAFGVMLQLAAVAAEATRLVLIQILLTSKGMSLNPITSLYYIAPCCLVFLTLPWYFVELPRLRAAAGAAARPDVFVFGTNSLCAFALNLAVFLLVGKTSALTMNVAGVVKDWLLIAFSWTVIKDTVTPVNLVGYGIAFLGVAYYNHAKLQGLKAREAERRAASMATAKDGDAEAGARLLPEKDAGEQKN, translated from the coding sequence atgggcgccgccggcgacaacgCAGCCAAGGCCCCTGCAGCCGCAGCCGGCAGTAATGGGAAGGGCACTGCCGCCTCCATGGACgtcgtgtcgtcgtcgtcgtcgtcttctccggcgccggcgccgtcggtgCTCAAGTCGGTGCTGCTCTCCTACGCGTACGTGAGCGTGTGGATCACACTCAGCTTCTCGGTGATCGTGTACAACAAGTACATCCTTGATCCCAAGATGTACAACTGGCCATTCCCCATCTCCCTCACCATGATCCACATGGCGTTCTGCGCCTCCCTCGCCGTGGTGCTCGTTCGCGTcctccgcgtcgtcgccgtgccggcgtcgccgcccaTGACGCCCAGCCTCtacgccgcctccgtcgtgcCCATCGGCGCGCTCTACGCGCTGTCGCTCTGGTTCTCCAACTCCGCATACATCTACCTTTCCGTCTCCTTCATCCAGATGCTCAAGGCGCTCATGCCCGTCGCCGTCTACTCCCTCGCCGTCGCGTTCCGCACCGACTCCTTCCGCCGCGCCTCCATGCTCAACATGCTCGGCATCTCCgcgggcgtcgccgtcgcggcctACGGCGAGGCTCGGTTCGACGCGTTCGGCGTCATGCtgcagctcgccgccgtcgccgccgaggccaCGCGGCTCGTGCTCATCCAGATACTGCTCACCTCCAAGGGCATGTCGCTGAACCCCATCACCTCGCTCTACTACATCGCGCCGTGCTGCCTCGTGTTCTTGACGCTGCCATGGTACTTCGTCGAGCTGCCGCggctgcgcgccgccgcgggcgccgccgcccggcccgaCGTGTTCGTGTTCGGGACGAACTCGCTGTGCGCGTTCGCGCTCAACCTGGCGGTGTTCCTGCTGGTGGGGAAGACGTCGGCGCTGACCATGAACGTGGCCGGCGTCGTCAAGGACTGGCTGCTCATCGCCTTCTCCTGGACAGTGATCAAGGACACCGTCACGCCGGTCAACCTCGTCGGCTATGGCATTGCCTTCCTCGGCGTCGCCTACTACAACCATGCCAAGCTGCAGGGGCTCAAGGCCAGGGAGGCAGAGAGGAGGGCCGCGTcaatggcgacggcgaaggACGGCGACGCAGAAGCCGGTGCGCGGCTGCTGCCGGAGAAAGATGCCGGTGAGCAGAAGAACTGA